From Candidatus Curtissbacteria bacterium, the proteins below share one genomic window:
- a CDS encoding terminase large subunit produces the protein MDQNLQKNNIVDTTATHKIFELRKRIRAVAGGTAASKTMSILIWLIDYCQSSRNVNKLATVTSESYPHLQKGAMIDFQNIMKDRGYWKDSLWHDTKHVYTFETGNRLEFATFDTYSKAHGARRDVLFVNEGNNMAYNIVDQLMVRTREIVWLDWNPTAEFWFYTEILGVREDVDFITLTYKDNEALDPITVAEIESHRNNRAWWQVYGLGQLGELEGRIYTGWKIIDQVPEEARLEKYGLDFGYSIDPSAADAIYKWNDSYVIDEVIHQKGLSNRQISELFLNLDRGSVIADSAEPKSIDEIASFGVPIFPSTKGKDSVNQGIQLVQDQKIFITKRSVNTLKEYRNYLWKIDREGKTTNEPSDIWNHHMDGIRYAISSGKGTVKWEPSDPGGVKPYYPEVDGISTPQDNNPGGVEW, from the coding sequence AGAGAATAAGAGCCGTTGCCGGAGGTACTGCCGCTTCCAAAACCATGTCAATACTAATTTGGTTAATTGATTATTGTCAGTCTTCAAGGAATGTAAACAAATTAGCAACAGTAACTTCCGAGTCTTATCCGCATCTGCAAAAGGGGGCAATGATTGATTTCCAAAACATAATGAAAGATAGGGGGTATTGGAAAGATAGTCTGTGGCACGACACTAAGCACGTTTATACATTTGAGACAGGTAATAGATTAGAGTTTGCTACGTTTGATACATATTCTAAGGCTCACGGCGCAAGACGTGACGTGTTGTTTGTTAATGAGGGTAACAATATGGCTTACAACATTGTTGACCAGTTAATGGTCAGGACAAGAGAGATTGTCTGGCTTGATTGGAACCCCACAGCAGAGTTTTGGTTTTACACAGAAATACTTGGCGTTAGGGAAGATGTTGACTTTATTACCTTAACTTACAAAGATAATGAGGCTTTAGACCCTATTACAGTTGCTGAGATTGAATCACATAGAAATAACCGCGCGTGGTGGCAAGTATATGGGTTAGGTCAGCTAGGAGAACTTGAGGGACGCATTTATACAGGCTGGAAAATCATAGACCAAGTACCTGAGGAGGCAAGACTTGAGAAGTATGGCTTGGATTTTGGCTACAGTATCGATCCAAGTGCCGCCGATGCAATTTACAAATGGAACGATTCTTATGTCATTGATGAAGTAATTCACCAAAAGGGATTATCAAACAGGCAAATATCCGAATTGTTCCTCAACTTAGACAGAGGTTCGGTTATTGCCGATTCAGCAGAACCCAAAAGCATTGATGAGATTGCCAGCTTCGGAGTACCTATTTTCCCGAGTACCAAAGGCAAGGACTCTGTTAATCAGGGTATTCAATTAGTCCAAGATCAGAAGATATTTATAACCAAAAGAAGTGTTAATACCCTAAAAGAATATAGAAATTATCTTTGGAAGATAGACAGGGAAGGAAAAACTACCAACGAACCAAGTGATATTTGGAACCACCACATGGATGGCATTCGGTATGCAATATCATCAGGCAAAGGAACTGTTAAGTGGGAACCTAGCGATCCAGGCGGTGTCAAACCTTATTACCCCGAAGTAGACGGCATTTCAACGCCACAAGACAACAACCCCGG